The following is a genomic window from Oreochromis aureus strain Israel breed Guangdong unplaced genomic scaffold, ZZ_aureus HiC_scaffold_354, whole genome shotgun sequence.
ccgtctgtcctgctcacatctccaatggttgtacacgttgtcattaatgtggcttcactgtaCATCAGCCAcaccgctttgctagctaaaacaccggtgtcggcacataaggacacctgtcaacgacgttgattggctgcgtatatacgaatgtgaatcgcattattggttGGACTATAGGAtcaggtggcatcgttctaatcccatacaggagcagccagtcacttactgactaacactgcaaaacgtaattgttaaagttttaattttaatttcatttcaggttagattttttttgtgcgcaacacagattttctgtgcgcagagaccgtgccagcagtgcgcaattgcgcacgtgcgcagcttagaggggaacattggtttccacaccactgaagttgttttacctctcttttcaaccaacggcattctttcttcagcagccattatcctctcctctcccaataacttctgcttagctttccgagcttccctcgggacctcttaattgttgtgacgcgtgttcgaaacacagaggtgcgctcgatttgccacacggagcagcgcgagagtaaagcacgagggaggtgctaataatcggctcagtcatttttaatgatcgttgaaaacccagatcgtaatcgagattaaaattcgattaattgagcagccctatgtggacttttgtttttatcatttggAATAGATACTTGTCATGTCCCAgtgctcctcctcttcagtttgAATTATGAATGGATGCTGCACCATCTTGTGGTAGAAAATGATATTACATGAAAGTACTGCtcagtagggctgggtatcgtcactgatttctagaatcgattcatttccgattcacaaggtcccgaatcgattcgatccacgattcgattcgattcgattcaattcaattcgattcaattaaattcaatttgaatctgggaaattttgacagtcagaaatattataattcagatcaatacatttacatatttttgtatctataaaaaggaagctgacacacgcaagactttatcaaaggtgtgagcatcacagcagatgcctttgtgtcaaagtagctgaagataaaacacagaaaaacatgaaggtggttttcctggcctgggattttataaaatattctgcagtacatcaaaacgtaaagaaaaccattaatcaacatatgaacgttacctctgacgttacagcggttttattagagacatggctaagcgttttgcattttgcataattttaaaaagtttaaatttgttcagtattgaacggcagaaattaggttttcttttcggaagtatgtaaaacgaaaaaaaaaaaaacagcggccgacaccgctgtaaacaacagtagacttgTAGCGTAACAAGCAAGtttaataatgcagaaaacagatttttagacggaaactgttcttgaagtacagagagagagagagagctgtgcatgaagtgtgattttttttttttttttttttttttttttatcgtggtggaagcaaaacagtaaaagtcagagtgatttcatgacgatgtttatgtgaagcgtagtttggatcttcttttgctgctggttcagtcaatattgtttggagagagataaaactaacagctttagaatcagcgcgaaaagggcgtgaacacaaagcgcagacctgccgaaacatcagaatcagcgagctgtcggctttcagccccgaccgtgtccgtgcagttgttgtgccaaaaagtgattgtctgccagaaagtgattgccgcccgcgggagcgcgcgcagccgcttaaagctgcagcgcccgtcgggtgataaaggcgacatctcactgattctgatccgctggtccgcgctgtgtgtttacgtccttgtgcagaatcccgtgtacctgctctcatttactgtcttagctgtttggtggttgttggtggtggttgtttcgggcaaaataaatttatattaaaaaatcgattcaggattttaatgaatcgatttcacgttatccaagccagaatcgattttaatcgatgaatcgattattaaaacccacccctactgCTCAGCGCTGTTTTCACTCCTTTTGACATTTAGTGTAAAACATTTTAGAAAGTGTATAAACTTACAATGAGTGAACGAGTTTTAAAATGTAGGCTTAAAAGCAAAGGAAGAATGTGAGCTGCCTGCCAGCAACACTGAGAGAAATGATGCCATGATGTATTTTGCAACAACCAACCATTAGGCTGACAATCTGAAGTCAGGGAAAGGATTCCTGCCCTCctaaagtgttttttctttgaaagcagATACTTTTACAATTCAACTTACACACATCTGCACATGctctctttttcctttcagcTGAAAGAAGCCCTTAGTCGAGTTCCACCAAATCATGTAGGGGAGCCATTGTTAAAGAGGCCCCTTGGACCTGTGCACATGGTAAGTAAAAATGATGCAGAAATGCAGAACAGTCAGTGAATGGTATGTGAAGACTCTTTCTTCtctcttaattttttttaccttaGGAAAAAATTGAGGCTATAAACCAAGCGCTAGTGAATGAGTATGAGGTGAGAAGGAAGATGTTGTTGAAACGTCTTGACGTGACGGTGCAGTCCTTCGGTTGGTCTGATAGAGCAAAGGTACGTAGCAACGTGGGATCCTCCTAACCAAGTGTGAAGCACATGTCTAGCTTTTTAAACAGGAGCACTGTGGGTTACAGAGGTACTGCTCTTTGCTTTCTTTCATAGCAAATGTTCTTAATTGGGTTAGCTACAAAATCTTCTGCTCTTAAATGTTGTTCTTCTCACTATAAAAATGTTGGGCTAAAaccaaaataatccttatttatcttttaCCGGTGTTTGTGCTGCCCTCAGTTTGTCCTGCATCTGAAACCAGCTATTTTGGCTGTTCTTCTGTAAGGTCATCATTCATTTGGTGGGTGTGGCTGCTTTGCTGACAAACAGAACTACATGCGACATTACGGCCACAtgctctcactgacatcatatAGAGCCAGGAGTTTGTgcctgagcttttggctcacatGTACATATGGTGGACTCATCATTTAAACTTTGGTTATGTTTAATATGAGTATGTGAACAGGagatatgacagaaaatatgaAAAGGTAGAATAGGTTGACTTGAAGTTATAACTTCATCCGGACCACAACTTTTCATAAGTAATTATTATttgaaaataatataaaacGGTGAGAAATTCCTGCctctagagcagcggtccccaaccttttttgcgccacggaccggtttatgcccgacaatattttcacggaccggcaataaggtgtcgcggatgaatacaacaaaataaaactagtgccggtaccgaaaaaaagaagatttattcataacacacgtgaaaagacccaggaaaacagagttaacgataaaaacgataacaaaataacgttgaaaaccgataaaaaccctgaaaaccatacatttcacacctgagtctcaactctcgcggcccggtaccaaacgactcacggaccggtaccggtccgaggcccgggggttggggaccgctgctctagagGTTTCCTGAAGGGATACAGCCTGAAATCCAGAGGAATTATAAGCTGCtataaaatgatgaaaatagTAATCATCTTTTCAAATAACTCTGCCAGTTGATTGTTGATTCTGAGTCTTGTGTTTAGTCATATACTTTGAAAATACTGTTTAATACTTGATGTGTTACTGTCGTGTTGTGGATTTTGGGCTTTATTGTGCTCATCTCTCTTCAGACACATGCTGATAagttgagtaaagtttaccCTCCACTGCGTTCAGCTCTTGCCAACAAAAGTAAAGTCTCTGTTGCTCATCTTCTTGCCGCTCGCCAAGACTTCTCCAAGATCCTCCGCACAAGCAGCGGCAAGATCAGAGAGAAGACAGCCTGTGCCATCAATAAGGTGGGATCATCAGAGCAGTGACACCTGCCCTTCTTCCTTTTCATGTCTTttactctgtttttatttcagtgtaaAAGGCGTTGATTTAATACTGACTGTTTGGTGGTTATAAACATATAAAGCTCAGCACAGTAACTTTAActttagtttgaaatgtttctccTGGTCATCCACGCGTCACGTCTAGTGGTGCTGTGGCCAAGCGTCCCGCAGCTGTTTGATTTCAGCACATTTCCTCTCCTCAGGTTCTGATGGGCCGAGTACCAGACAGGGGAGGTCGGCCGTGTGAGATTGAGCCTCCGCCTCCAGAGATGCCCACCTGGCAGAAGCGTCAAGATGCTCCCCAAATCGGAGGACACTATGGCGGCGGTGGGCATGGAGGTGGCAGGGGAGGATACGATCACGGCTCTCAAGGTGGCCGTGGGGGCTATGAGAGGGGAGCCGGGGGAGGAGGACACGGGGAGAGAGGAAgtagaggaggaggtggaagaGGGAGAGGCAGTTACAACCAGGGCTACTATCAGGATGCAGGAGGTCATCAcgggggaggaggaagaggaggttaTGGAGGAAACCACCAAGGAGGCTTCCAGGATCCCAACTACcatggaggaggaggcggcGGCGGCTACCATGACGGCGGTCATTACCAAGACAGAGGTGGCGGTCGAGGAGGTCGGGGGggtagaggaagaggaggaaggggaggaggaggacaagGAGGGGGCTGGGGAGGAAGAGGGGGGCAGAATTTTAACCAAGGAGGACAGTTTGAACAGTTCTTCCAGCATGGTGGGCAGCATTACAGCCAGGCTGGCTTTAGTCAAGGCAGACATTATACTAGCTGAAGGCAGCGCAGGGCAGCACAGCAGAGTCCACGTCGACTGCTTCTCATTCATGAACTCATCTAAAATGCCTTATCAGCTGACCATTCTAATAGTTGAAGAAACTATTAGAATGGTTACAAGCTGACGTTATAAAAATACAGGTAGTATTTTTCACCAGACTGTTATGGTCTCTATTCAGGGCAGTTCTAAAGTGgccctttgttttcatttgttttcatatAGATCTGCTATAAGTGGTTAGTCGACAAGTTGGACTCTGCTTAATTAGCCTTATTCTTTTTGAAAACTAAAGGTCCCTAAaatttcagtgtgtgtgcatttgctgTATCTGAAATTAGAGGTGCACACTAATATTACAGGATTCTTGAAATTCTTCTAGTTTTGGTGAATATGAGAATGActtgaaggaaaaaaagcatCATTTTCCAGTCTCTTAGTTTTGTTTCAGTTAATCTGACTGGAGTCCTTTgttacttatttaaaaaaacaaaacgatgCCATCTTGTACTCCTAATGGAAGCTTGTGTGCATACAGGTATGGATGTTGAAAGGTTTGCATGGATGTGTGAATgagaaataaaagctgaaacGAGTGTCACAGCTTCAGTGGTCTTGATTATCTACATCAGATGGGGACATTCCCTCACTGCCAATTATTTACATCTGAGTTATAAACTCACTGGgcattttattaggtacactttgaGGAAATGACTAATTCTAATATAGCAATCTGTCTCATGCGACACATACAGTTAAATTTGTTGTCTCTCTTGAACAATTGAAAATGGCATAGCAGTCCTATGTATGCAATATTCTTAAGAGAAATACTATTataattttaattgttttaagaCGATACAGACTACCATAAAAACTGACCTGAATGCTTTAAAGACAAGGCACAATTTAAAGGGAATTGTGCCAAGTGCATCTCATGACTTGCTTGAAGGATGCCAAAATGAGAACCAAGTGCAGTTATGGCTGTTCGATAGAACCTGTTCCTGAATCTGGAAGTGCAGGTCTTTCGAGCCCTATGCCGTCTTCCAAATGGCAGCAAAGAGGACGGCTGATAAAATGGATTGGTAATGTCCTTTACAATGTTGCTGTAATGCTGGGCTGACAGTGTGGATACCTAACTTTGTGCAAGAACCCTAAAATGAGGAGCTGTAGgagtttcaaattgataccatagaggtatctactaggaggctgaggggtagtTGCCAGGGGTTTGTCAGTTTCCCTACCAAGCTGTTGTACAGTATGATAGAATGCTTTATATTGAGCAGTGGTAAAAAGACTAGCGGTTTTGCAGAGAGCTGGAGCCGAGTTAACAGTCAGCTTAAGGTCCTCACTAACATGGACAGCTTCTCCACTTCCTCTCCTGACGTTTTTTTAAATGACGTCATAAAATTGTGCACTGACCTGCTCTGAAGCCAGCTTCAAGGAGCTGTTTTGAGGTTCCTACTTGAAATACATTCTCTCAGTAACCACCCGACCGACACCAATTCACAACTATATAGCCTagtcagggctctagagtgcgaccaatttggttgGTCGCAAAAAACTGTTCgggtaacaaacaaaaacaaaatctctgcaactctccgtgtggtcaacaacagacacacatgggccgtttatcaatgcccaagtacgccagtacgtactcgccgagaacgcacgggagtacggactcgtgggccgtttctcaattctcaagtacgcgagcacagactcgtgatttgtacagtcggaacaccagcgtacgtgatgatgtcacaggtccggagtttttaccgccgtcccctcctaatttaactgtgagtaacatgttatgaagcttaactttaatcacagccaaaccggtttactcaggaacaaataaaacactgaaataaaccaaacattaacatttagaagtgatctaagtgacttatatatcatttttaacctcagtagtgaaacctctattaataaaaatagtgtacatgtacatacgtgtacataccttaataaaaacaagcaggtgagatgttagaacgcttttatttctattgtagtggacactcaatactatagacagctgctggagtttctttaacctgagtagtgagaggaccgcgagcgggggggggggacgatgtgccgggagtccgctgttgagttttggacgaaatgcattctgggatatatagctgtcccaagtctacaccgatgcatgctcgataaaatgggcggatcgagaacacatccgggactttttcgcgttctcggcgtgatgcgtacttcgaattggaacagtacttggtctccgactgatgacgtatcacgagtacacgagaacgcaagtacgcacaagtacgcatattgataaacgcccattatgtccctatcgtggactaaaccaatcagagatagtcaggggcgggacctctttGATTGGCCGTgctccagttgaaagtgcaggtggatagagagaggtgagtagcttgaataaagcgatatcgattcattaaatcctgaattgacttttaaatataaccgtgttttgccagaaacgccagtttctcagattaaagctcacaaaactatttcaacaaccaccaaacagcaaatgagagcaggcacacggattccacacaaagacgtaaacacagagcggacccgacgcatcagaatcagctttgtctttctcggctttctcacccgacagCACGTAGACGGACACGCTGTATGCGttgggtccgcgctgtgtttacgtctttttgcgctgattctgagctgcaggttttgtctctctccaaccaaaattcaccgagccagcagcaaaagaagcagcaaactacgcttcacatttgataaacatcgtcatgaattcccttttcaagctagcttaaaacatttttagaatataaacagagcactctgcttctctctacagctcctcactccaccagggcaccgtttggcactttctgatagtgtgcaaatgtgatgtacgtactgcggcagtcatacagacaactggacggtccaaaagttggcctacctattactggctgaggttttagtagagttgtggctgaacaacataaaatatatcattaattttaatctccccaatcaattatgttcaggggcggatctagagaaattttcttagggtggcatgagggtggcaaagaaatcaaatggggtggcaaaatcaaagccttatttttcaaacacatatgcaggtggttacatatggttaaaataattcaaatgcagtaagtatacacgtttttcatataaatatagtctataacttaattattgtctgtagcccacatctgtactgtcatgaacaaaaatttaaaccaaatttttcatgatttgttggattaacccactgaggtctgaaatacaaccggccatttttgactccttttgagtttacgtttgtatttcaccctcaaattgtttcattttattttttccccttgtcttgtttggtatcattcttttcagctcaactgaatttagttgtttttttcactgacacactgcattattattactgatctgaaatcacacaaagaacttaaaatcttagtagtatttttttaatgtaaaaaaacccacagacatgttgagtaaatttttataacttgaaatgcaaatataaaatgtacattttgtaaacatatacaactatttatctaaaaatgcagccaatacacctgccgtttttttcattttgtacaaccatttaaaaatattactaaaactaaaatgagagaacaatcaggtgttgcaataagatgccccacaaatgatgtgtgccagtaaaaaaaaactttgtccACCAAaacagcagtccccaaccttttttgcaccacggaccggtttatgcccgacaatattttcacggaccggcctttaaggtgtcgcagataaacacaacaaaataaaactagtactgaaaaaagaagatttattcataaccagtgttgggactaacgcgttattaagtaacgcgttacagtaactacgttattattgtggtaacgagcacggtaactagttatgccaaaatcaggaacgcgttactcgttactgggatttagataggctcgttattcgttacttcgtgtggtggctattgcggagcttccacagattcagtaacattagcaagtggtggaaggaaGCCAGTaggt
Proteins encoded in this region:
- the fam98a gene encoding protein FAM98A, with product MENDILVSLEDLGYQGPLLEEGALESAVSGGAASPEFTKLCAWIVSELRLYCKLEENVHATNCPSEAEGFQLEMSGLLSELTCPYSVLTSGDITQRFLNRTDCLLLITFLVSELEASRMILVNKPQKKAQESGSPVFQELKGICMALGMSKPPANITMFQFFSGIEKKLKEALSRVPPNHVGEPLLKRPLGPVHMEKIEAINQALVNEYEVRRKMLLKRLDVTVQSFGWSDRAKTHADKLSKVYPPLRSALANKSKVSVAHLLAARQDFSKILRTSSGKIREKTACAINKVLMGRVPDRGGRPCEIEPPPPEMPTWQKRQDAPQIGGHYGGGGHGGGRGGYDHGSQGGRGGYERGAGGGGHGERGSRGGGGRGRGSYNQGYYQDAGGHHGGGGRGGYGGNHQGGFQDPNYHGGGGGGGYHDGGHYQDRGGGRGGRGGRGRGGRGGGGQGGGWGGRGGQNFNQGGQFEQFFQHGGQHYSQAGFSQGRHYTS